The Malassezia vespertilionis chromosome 2, complete sequence genomic sequence GCGCGTCTGCACTCCTCTCCATTTTAGATCCTAAAGGCGCGCTACCAGATTTGCGCATGGTGATCAAGTTGGAGCCAAGCAACCGTATTGTCCGCTCACAACTGGAAGCAACCCAAAAACTCGTACGACGCATGGAACTCGAAAAGGCGATCCGAATGGATCCTGGTCCCCCGCCGAGTGCGACAGCGATTGAACACCTGCAGCATGGTACCGGTAATACTGAAATACGACCCGACTACGACGGCCCGCGCCTTTTGACCGACACAAAAGATGGCACGCGAACCACTGCGCCTGTGGATGGCAAGCCTTTCCTGGGCCAAATCGACGCTGCGTTTATCGAAAACATGATTGAACACTTCAAGGAAGGGAAAAGAATTCCGAACGGGATGGCGTGGGCGATTATCCTAGGAGCACTGCGTGCTTTTGAAAAAGAACCGACAATGGTGGACTATACAGTTGAGCCTGGAACGACGATCGATGTTGTGGGTGACACACATGGCCAATTCTACGACTTTATTCACATTCTTTCGTTGACAGGCCCGCCGTCCGACACGCATGCCGTGCTGTTCAACGGCGACTTTGTCGACCGTGGCTCGTGGTCCGTGGAAATTGCGCTCACTATCTACGCGTACAAATGGCTTTACCCCAAGACGACGCTGGTAAATCGGGGGAACCACGAGACAAGCGATATGAACAAGGTGTATGGATTCGAGGGCGAGTGCAAGGCCAAGTTTGGCGGCGAGTTCACCTTCAAATTGTTTACCGAGTCATTCATCGCGATTCCGCTCGCAACGCTGATCACCTCACCGACTGCGCCTTTGCccgccgatgcgcttccCAAAGAAGCGAGCAATTCTTTGGCACAAACCAAGCCGATCCTAGACAAGGCGACACAGCGGAAGCGCTTCTTTGTCGTGCACGGCGGTCTGTTTAGCGAAGACAATGTCACGTTTGAAGACATCCAAAAAGTGGACCGCTTCAAAAAGCAGCAGCCTGGCCAGGATGGCCTTATGATGGAACTGCTTTGGAGCGATCCACAAACTGCGCCTGGACGCGGACCGAGCAAGCGCGGGGTGGGTTTTGGGTTTGGCCCCGATatcacgcgcgcgtggtgCGAACTGAATGGCGTGtgtgctgtgctgcgcagccaCGAAGTGCGCCAAGGCGGCTATGCCGAAGAGCACAATGGTCTTTGCTGTACCGTGTTCTCTGCGCCGAATTATTGCGACTCTGCGGGGAACCTTGGCGCGTTTGCACGCATTGATGACAAAGGAACTCTTGTATGGCGCACATTTGAGGCGAAGCCGCACCCCAACATTCGTCCTATGGCATATGCTAATGGCCCCATGGGCGGCCTTCTTGCGTGATGGAAGCGATGGCATCGAAGCGACACGCTTTCTATACCCATCAGGACGAGCAAAAATAGACGAACAATCCAAAAGTTCACTCCTATCTACCGATCTCTATCAACAGCGCCGAGTGTAAGAGCATCCACACGAACGCGGGTATATGGCTGCTTGTGCGTAATCACTTTGCGGTATcccttgcggcgcttgaaTTTCACGATGCGTTCCAAAGGCCCTTTGGTGTGCTCTACTACGACGCACCGGACGCACACCACATCAGCTGGCAGCGTTGCACCGACATGTGCAAGACCCGACGGCAGCAGCTGTGCAGCCCAAGAAGGAGAAAATGGCGTGACCGACGCCGGCTCGGCATTTTTTGTATCCGTAGACACCATATCCACACGAACGGTCTTGTCCCCATCATtctgctgcacaaggacTAACGGAAATCGGCCGCcttgcgccttgcgcctgcCCGATGCAGGATCTTGGGCGCGGAGCGTGTAGTTTCGACTGCCTACTTCGTGCACGcggtcgagctcgaggacGTCGCCGACTTCGACACCCCGCAAACGTGGCAGTGTGATCAGATCAGATAATGCCAAAACAAATGTGCGCCCTGTAATAGAGGCAACGACGTAATGATCTGGCTGCGAGCGGAGAAGCTCAAGCACCTTTGGCACATCTTGCACTTGCTCCGTCATTTGGCCAAACGTCGCATTGGCAGCGACAgccggcgcagcttgcgaCAGCATACGCAGCGCACTGCAAGGGGGTATAGGAGGCAGTATTCGCGGCACACGTGCCCGCCCAGTCGCGCTGAGGAGCGGGCGtaccgccggcgcgcgcaagaagctGGCCATCGCTGCTCCAAAGTGCGCACAGCGCTGTTCCTTTGCGCTTCTTCACGATCCAGCACGTGACCACGCgtggctgctgcgctggccGGAACGATCCGACCAGCCGATACACGCGGATGCGATATTTCCCCTACAGCTGCACAATTTGTCCAATGGGTGTTTTGCAGGTCCGGGCTGCATCCACAGCCGTGCCCGGCCGCGCTGGCAgttccgcggcgcggcccGGCCGCCCTTCTCGACAACTACCCTTTTTACGGCAACGGGCCTTGTTCTTGACCTTTTACCACTGTCCTACTCCACCTGAGAACTGGTCGCAATGCTCGCTAGGTCTTCCGGCATTGCATTCGCTAACCTTACCCGCGCTTCTATCGCGGCTACGGTACGTATCCCATTTACTCCTTTGCCCGCTTCGCTATCCGCTGCGGTGATGTGCCATGCGGGGCGGGAGATTTGTTGATGTGAATACGATGCTGACCTCGATCTTTTCTCTGCCACAGGCTCGCCGCAGCATTCCCGCTGTCGCCTTTTCTGCTCGCCACTATGCGACTGCCAAGGCTTGTACGTTGATGATCACGCTGATAGGATTCGATCTAACACAAAACAGCCGCTTCGGAGGTGAGCGCTATtcttgagcagcgcatcgctggTGCGTCTGCCAACTTTGATGCCGAAGAGACTGGCCGTGTGCTTAGTGCGTATATCTAAACGTCCCTGCTAACCGTAGCCATCGGTGACGGTATTGCCCGCGTCTATGGTCTTCGCAacgtcgaggccgaggaGATGGTTGAGTTCGCATCCGGTGTTCGCGGCATGGCTTTGAACTTGGAGCCCGACAATGTCGGTGTCACCATCTTTGGCTCTGACCGTGACATCAAGGAGGGTGACACTGTCAAGCGTACGGGCGCGATTGTTGACGTCCCCGTCGGACCTGGTCTTCTTGGCCGTGTCGTCGATGCCCTGGGCAACCCTATCGACGGCAAGGGCCCCATTGAATCCGTCGAACGCCGCCGTGCTTCGGTGAAGGCTCCCGGTATTCTTCCCCGTCAGTCGGTCCACGAGCCCATGGAGACTGGCTACAAGTCGGTCGACGCCATGGTGCCCATTGGCCGTGGCCAGCGTGAGCTGGTCATTGGTGACCGTCAGACTGGTAAGACTGCCCTGGTGCTTGACACCATCCTGAATCAGCTTCGCTGGAACGAAAGCGGCGACGAAAAGAAGAAGCTTAGCTGCATTTACGTCGCTGTTGGTCAGAAGCGTTCTACTGTCGCCCAGCTTGTGcaggtgctcgagcagcgcgatgcTCTTAAGTACACCAGCATTGTCGCTGCCACCGCCTCGGATGCTGCTCCTCTGCAGTATCTCGCTCCTTTCACCGGCTGCTCTATCGGCGAGTGGTTCCGTGACAATGGCAGGCACGCGCTCGTCATCTTTGACGACTTGTCTAAGCAGGCTGTTGCCTACCGTCAAATGTCGCTCTTGCTTCGTCGTCCTCCGGGTCGTGAGGCGTACCCTGGTGATGTTTTCTACCTTCACTCGCGTCTTCTCGAGCGCGCTGCCAAGATGTCTGACAAGATGGGCTCTGGCTCCATGACTGCCCTTCCCATCATTGAGACCCAGGGTGGTGACGTCTCTGCTTTCATTCCGACCAATGTCATTTCCATTACCGACGGTCAGATTTTCCTGGAGGCTGAGCTCTTCTTCAAGGGTATCCGTCCCGCCGTCAATGTCGGTCTCTCGGTCTCTCGTGTTGGTTCCGCCGCCCAGACCAAGGTGTACAAGGCCGTTGCTGGTTCGCTCAAGCTCTACCTTGCCCAGTACCGTGAATTGGCTGCCTTTGCCCAGTTCGGCTCCGATCTTGATGCCTCCACGCGCTACACGCTTAGCCGTGGTGCGCGTCTCAcggagctgctcaagcagCCCCAGTACCACCCTCTGGCCACCGAGATTCAGGTTCCGATTTTGTTTGCCGGTGTTCGTGGTCTCCTTGACGACGTCCCTGTTAACAAGATTGTCGAGTGGGAGAACGTCTACCATGACGAGCTCGCGAACCAGTCCGATCTCCTCAAGGAGATCACCAAGGGTTCCATGACCAAGGAGCTTGAGGAGAAGATTAACGCGTCGGTCAAGAACAGCGTCTCTTCCTTCCTTGGCAACCCGAACTAGGATGGCATAGCTTGCACTTCCATAGTCTCGTTACTGCGATGAATGCATTCTTGCAGCACCGATTGGGCGCTCTGTCGGCCGAGGGACGTTGCACGACAGTGTTGGATTTCGGCGCTTGGCAGAAGGTAGTTAGGGATGGATGTCGATCTTATAAAGGTGGTAAATCGGCTCCAAGAGACGTTTACCACGATTGGTGGCCACAGTGTGGACCTACCGCAATGTGTAGTCGTTGGATCGCAGTCGTCTGGTAAGTCGAGTGTGCTGGAAACGATTGTGGGCCGCGACTTTTTACCACGCGGCAATGGTATTGtgacgcgccgcccgctCGTGCTCCAGCTAATCCACCTATCTCCTGGCACAGACTGCGAGCAGACGGAAGAATACGGCGAGTTTTTGCACTTGGACCGTCGTTTCTTTGATTTTGACTCGATCCGCAGCGAAGTCGAGAGCGAGACATACCGCGTCGCGGGCCAAAACAAAGGGATCTCGAAGCAGCCGATCCACCTCAAGATATACAGCCCAAATGTGATCAATCTCACTCTTGTTGACTTGCCGGGCCTTACCAAGATTCCTGTGGGGGACCAGCCCTCGGACATTGAGCGCCAGATCCGCTCCTTGGTCACCGACTACATTTCCAAGCCAAACTGCATTATCATGGCGGTGAGCCCTGCCAATGTAGACCTGGCCAACTCGGACAGCTTGAAATTAGCACGCGCGGTCGACCCTCAGGGCAGGCGCACGATTGGCGTGCTGACCAAGTTGGATTTGATGGACAATGGCACCAACGCGCTCGACATCTTGACGGGGCGTGTGTATCCCTTGAAACTGGGCTTTATTGGCGTGGTGAACCGTTCGCAGCAAGATATCAACAGCAATGTACCGCTGGGtgaggcgcgccgcgctgaGGAAGAGTTTTTCCATTCGCACCTTGCGTACCGGAATAttgcgcaccgctgcggGACCAAGTATCTTGCCAAAACACTGAACCACGTCCTCATGAACCATATCCGCGAAAGGCTCCCCGATATGAAGGCGCGCCTGAATACGCTCATGGGCCAGGCGCATCAGGAGCTCTTGTCTTTTGGCGATGCAACATTTATGGGCGACCAACACCGCGGCACGCTGATCCTGAAGCTCATGACGCAGTTTGCACGCGATTTTGTCGCGTCCATCGACGGCACAGCATTTGACATCTCTACCAAAGAActctgcggcggcgcgcgcgtctaCTACATTTTCCAGGACGTGTTTGGCCACGCGCTCAACTCGGTCAATCCCACGCAAAACCTCACCGTGCAAGACATCCGCACCGCGATCCGCAACTCGACCGGCCCCCGCCCAAGCTTGTTTGTGCCCGAGGCCGCGTTCGAATTGCTCGTCAAGCCGCAGATTCGGCTCTTTGAGCCACCGAGTCTGCGCTGTGTCGAGTTGGTGTACGAGGAGCTGATGAAAATTTGCCATAACTGCTCGGGCAaagagctgcagcgcttcccGCGCCTCCAAGCACTGCTCATCGAAGTTGTGTCCGACTTGCTTCGCGAGCGTCTAGGGCCGACGTCGGAGTATGTAAAGAGCCTGATTGATATTCAAGCCGCTTACATTAACACAAGCCACCCCGCGTTTGTGCAGGACTCGGCCAACATTGccacgcgcgtgcgcaacgcACAACCAAGCAAGGTTGCCGAGCATGtcaagcgcgaggcagcGCTGGACTCGGACTTGAGTGGCGCGGCCTCGGAAGACCTGGCCGACGAGCGGAACAAGAAGGGTGTCACGGCGAacggcactgcgcgcagtTACGCGCCCAAACACCGCACTACAGAAGGCGCCGTGTGCCGTCCGCGTGCAGAGCACACGACCCAACCAGAAGAGATTGGCCCTGCTGGGCAACGCGAGTCCTTCCTTAACTACTTTTTCGGCGGTTCCGCGAGCATGCCGATCCATGAGCCCAACGGAAGTGCCACAGGCTTTGGTGTGAGAAGCGCGCCGGAGCCAAAGCCCAACTTGATGGCTGGCCGCGTCGGCCTGGAAGGCAGCAGTGCTGCGTTTGACATGAAGAGCCTCGACCAGTACCTCGAGGCGGATCCCGTGGACGATGAAGTGCAGCTGTcggagcgcgaagcgctcgaAGTGAACCTCATCCGCCAGCTGATCACGTCCTACTTCAGCATTGTCCGCCAATCGATCCAGGATCTGGTGCCCAAAGCGGTGATGCACCTCTTGGTCAACTTTTCGCGCGAAACGATCCAGAACCGCTTGGTGATCAATTTGTACAAAGAGTCGCTCTTTGAGCATTTACTCCACGAGGACGAAGCGCTgacgcgcgagcgcaaacgcaTCCAAACGCTTCTGGACGCGTACAAGGAAGGATTCAACGCCCTGTCCGACATTGGCTTCCCCCCATCGCGTTCATAAAAAAAAGAGCTAGTGTACATCTActtgcgcgatttgcgccTCTGCTCGCGCATTGCCTTTTTGAATTTATGTGTAGACGCAGGGCCCGCAATGACCTCTGCGCCATCCCGCTCGCtgttttgctgcgcgcgcgaaatggTTGATGggcgcttggcacgctgctcgagcagccCGTAGACATCATTTCCATCCCCGCGcttccggcggcgcgtatCGCGCTCAGAACCACGCAGCAAATCGCCAAACTCTTCTTCCACACCCCCGCCAATGCGTTTGCCATCCGCCGAGAGGCCAAGTCCGCCGAGCGCCACATCttgctcgtcgcggcgccggcgcttggcatcgcgcttgctcATCGACACACGCTTGAAGTTCTCTTCCTCAAACTCttccatgcggcgcaatgcgcgcgcgcgcgatgatccagcagcgccaatcgctttgccgccgccgacacCACTCGTGCTTGTCTCGTACGGATTAGACGACATGCCCGCGGCGAGGTCGGCcaagagcgccgcgttcCGCGACGGCTGGCGCTCTTTGCTGCGGCTCTTGCGCGACTGGCGCGCATCGGGGTCAAAGACTACGGGTGCGACCTTGGGCGGTCGGTACACAGCCGCCTCTTGTTCGtctgcgcgctgtgcgtccGCAAGGCGTTTCGCTGTGGCCTGTGCCGCGAAGGTTTCTGGATTCGGCCTGAAATCCATCGCATCGAATTCCTCGCCGTGTTCTTCTGTAGCGACATGTGTctcgcgcttttgcgcatttgcagcgcgcagcagctttTCGACTTGGTTCTTTAGCCGCGCTTCCATGGGGCGCATTTTCTCCAGCAAGAGTCGTAGCTTcacgaggcgctcaacGTACGTGGTGCCAGTCTCATCTGCAAGTGATTTTCCACTCATGCGGTGGGCACAAAGGAAGGCCATATGCTGAATATAGGAGAGTAATGCATCGACCTTGACCGTGAGCAACGAAATGCCGTCGGGAAAGAGCAAGTCGTCTCTGTCGGTACTATGGTGAGCGCGAGGAGGACATACCCTAATGCACAGTTATTTACATCAAAACAAATATCTTCCacattcttgcgcagcgacgacgCGAGCTGCGTGAATCGCTGTGCTtctgcgagcgcgccgttgcTCATGGCGTGAAGTCAACCAAAAAAAATTTCACGTGACTTCGAGTCGAGGCCCGAGCGCATGTCAGTACACCAAATATGCAATGTTGAGCAAAGGAAACCCAATCAAGAGACCGATCCAGAATATCAGgttgccgagcgtgcggtTGTTCTCGATAAACTTCGTTCGTGCCATAAGAATGAGCGGGTACTGAGACATTTGCGCAAAAAACAGATACCCCCTAAGTTTCCCGCTCACGAGGATCATCACAAGCTCGTGGAGCACAGAGCTGAACAGGAATGTGGAGATCGCAGCGGTCGTTTTAGAGACGCCCATGCTAAATATCAGCGATACGTAGACGTGTTGCAAGAGAAAATTGTGCACGGGCCGATTCCATTTTCGGCTAAACTCGGCCATCGACGCCGAGTTCCACCAGTCTTGGTAAAATTCGCGGTCGGCAAATTGCGTGAGCTCTGCGAATCCGTTGCAGACACATTCAAACATGATATAGAATATGAGCAAGTAGCACAGCAtcatcggcgcggcgagccgcAAAAAAACAGTGAGGACAGACGTCCACGTCGTGTTCTCCGCCGTGAGCGTTACGGGGATAATGTAGTTGACCGTGACTGCATAGATCACAATAAACGTGCCAACGGtggcgaggatgcgctcgagcaggtaCATCGGACGGAACGATGCAGTGCGCGGGTATTGCAGGCGGTACACAAGCGTCGGGCACAGCTGGAAGTCGAGAAAATTGGCCATTGTGGCATTGTACGGCCACATGGGCCCTTTGGGCTGTCCATCGCACAGGCGTACGTACAATTGATCGCGCAGTTCGCCAATGTGCGTTGCGAGATCTCGgacgtgcgcatcgtcgtgGCATGCAAAGGGGTGTGGGTCCAGTTGCTCGTTATACTGGGCCCCCAATTCGGACTTGGCGGGATGCTCGGACGTTTGGTTGGAAGCAAACGTTtgcttgagcagctccaCTTCCGGAAGCGGCGATTGTAGCCGCGGGAGTTCGTGGTTCGACATGCGCGGCAAGAGCttctgcgcacgctccatCGAGCTTCCCTGCTGCACATCCCTGCGTGCCCAAAGCTCAAAGCCATCTGGAGCGGTCGAATGATGGTTGTCAAACGTGGCCAAGGTGGGCACCTGCAGCTTGCTCTGCGAATCGATCCTTTGCGTTGCctcgcgccatgcatcgTCAATGTTGGACGTCTTGTATACTTCCAATAAACGCTGATCCAGCTCCGTCTCGACCCTGCGTAGGTCGGCGTACGCGTCTGACATGACACCATTCACCGTCAAGTAGCTGTGCATCTTCATCAAATTTACCATAGAATGCATTAAAAAAAATCCCGACTGAACCCACGGCCACTCGCGCACAGTTATCCAGCGGATAACTGCGCCGAGGATCACAACGTACAGGCAATACTGGAGGAGATAAATGCCGTTCTGGTAGCGCAAATAGGAGCGCGTCAT encodes the following:
- the PPT1 gene encoding protein-serine/threonine phosphatase (COG:T; EggNog:ENOG503NU3F; BUSCO:EOG09261M78) codes for the protein MSFASTSPGATSAAPSSDSTAHASNDVVDQDTPMSPEERKQKALEAKNAGNRYFLKDDFSQAKVLYSQSIALDPNVAAVYSNRAACELKLEQHGLAVEDATKAIELDPSFAKGYYRRASALLSILDPKGALPDLRMVIKLEPSNRIVRSQLEATQKLVRRMELEKAIRMDPGPPPSATAIEHLQHGTGNTEIRPDYDGPRLLTDTKDGTRTTAPVDGKPFLGQIDAAFIENMIEHFKEGKRIPNGMAWAIILGALRAFEKEPTMVDYTVEPGTTIDVVGDTHGQFYDFIHILSLTGPPSDTHAVLFNGDFVDRGSWSVEIALTIYAYKWLYPKTTLVNRGNHETSDMNKVYGFEGECKAKFGGEFTFKLFTESFIAIPLATLITSPTAPLPADALPKEASNSLAQTKPILDKATQRKRFFVVHGGLFSEDNVTFEDIQKVDRFKKQQPGQDGLMMELLWSDPQTAPGRGPSKRGVGFGFGPDITRAWCELNGVCAVLRSHEVRQGGYAEEHNGLCCTVFSAPNYCDSAGNLGAFARIDDKGTLVWRTFEAKPHPNIRPMAYANGPMGGLLA
- a CDS encoding uncharacterized protein (COG:J; EggNog:ENOG503Q515) encodes the protein MLSQAAPAVAANATFGQMTEQVQDVPKVLELLRSQPDHYVVASITGRTFVLALSDLITLPRLRGVEVGDVLELDRVHEVGSRNYTLRAQDPASGRRKAQGGRFPLVLVQQNDGDKTVRVDMVSTDTKNAEPASVTPFSPSWAAQLLPSGLAHVGATLPADVVCVRCVVVEHTKGPLERIVKFKRRKGYRKVITHKQPYTRVRVDALTLGAVDRDR
- the ATP1 gene encoding Alpha subunit of the F1 sector of mitochondrial F1F0 ATP synthase (COG:C; EggNog:ENOG503NUHW), producing the protein MLARSSGIAFANLTRASIAATARRSIPAVAFSARHYATAKASASEVSAILEQRIAGASANFDAEETGRVLTIGDGIARVYGLRNVEAEEMVEFASGVRGMALNLEPDNVGVTIFGSDRDIKEGDTVKRTGAIVDVPVGPGLLGRVVDALGNPIDGKGPIESVERRRASVKAPGILPRQSVHEPMETGYKSVDAMVPIGRGQRELVIGDRQTGKTALVLDTILNQLRWNESGDEKKKLSCIYVAVGQKRSTVAQLVQVLEQRDALKYTSIVAATASDAAPLQYLAPFTGCSIGEWFRDNGRHALVIFDDLSKQAVAYRQMSLLLRRPPGREAYPGDVFYLHSRLLERAAKMSDKMGSGSMTALPIIETQGGDVSAFIPTNVISITDGQIFLEAELFFKGIRPAVNVGLSVSRVGSAAQTKVYKAVAGSLKLYLAQYRELAAFAQFGSDLDASTRYTLSRGARLTELLKQPQYHPLATEIQVPILFAGVRGLLDDVPVNKIVEWENVYHDELANQSDLLKEITKGSMTKELEEKINASVKNSVSSFLGNPN
- the DNM1 gene encoding dynamin GTPase (EggNog:ENOG503NU71; COG:U): MDVDLIKVVNRLQETFTTIGGHSVDLPQCVVVGSQSSGKSSVLETIVGRDFLPRGNGIVTRRPLVLQLIHLSPGTDCEQTEEYGEFLHLDRRFFDFDSIRSEVESETYRVAGQNKGISKQPIHLKIYSPNVINLTLVDLPGLTKIPVGDQPSDIERQIRSLVTDYISKPNCIIMAVSPANVDLANSDSLKLARAVDPQGRRTIGVLTKLDLMDNGTNALDILTGRVYPLKLGFIGVVNRSQQDINSNVPLGEARRAEEEFFHSHLAYRNIAHRCGTKYLAKTLNHVLMNHIRERLPDMKARLNTLMGQAHQELLSFGDATFMGDQHRGTLILKLMTQFARDFVASIDGTAFDISTKELCGGARVYYIFQDVFGHALNSVNPTQNLTVQDIRTAIRNSTGPRPSLFVPEAAFELLVKPQIRLFEPPSLRCVELVYEELMKICHNCSGKELQRFPRLQALLIEVVSDLLRERLGPTSEYVKSLIDIQAAYINTSHPAFVQDSANIATRVRNAQPSKVAEHVKREAALDSDLSGAASEDLADERNKKGVTANGTARSYAPKHRTTEGAVCRPRAEHTTQPEEIGPAGQRESFLNYFFGGSASMPIHEPNGSATGFGVRSAPEPKPNLMAGRVGLEGSSAAFDMKSLDQYLEADPVDDEVQLSEREALEVNLIRQLITSYFSIVRQSIQDLVPKAVMHLLVNFSRETIQNRLVINLYKESLFEHLLHEDEALTRERKRIQTLLDAYKEGFNALSDIGFPPSRS
- a CDS encoding uncharacterized protein (COG:A; BUSCO:EOG09263C4C; EggNog:ENOG503NY27); the protein is MSNGALAEAQRFTQLASSLRKNVEDICFDVNNCALGTDRDDLLFPDGISLLTVKVDALLSYIQHMAFLCAHRMSGKSLADETGTTYVERLVKLRLLLEKMRPMEARLKNQVEKLLRAANAQKRETHVATEEHGEEFDAMDFRPNPETFAAQATAKRLADAQRADEQEAAVYRPPKVAPVVFDPDARQSRKSRSKERQPSRNAALLADLAAGMSSNPYETSTSGVGGGKAIGAAGSSRARALRRMEEFEEENFKRVSMSKRDAKRRRRDEQDVALGGLGLSADGKRIGGGVEEEFGDLLRGSERDTRRRKRGDGNDVYGLLEQRAKRPSTISRAQQNSERDGAEVIAGPASTHKFKKAMREQRRKSRK
- the ARE2 gene encoding sterol O-acyltransferase (TransMembrane:10 (i97-117o137-157i169-190o196-212i435-454o466-491i529-547o553-572i579-596o608-627i); EggNog:ENOG503NXII; COG:I), with translation MSGQRPEPRVQGALSAPIEVIYTRTTGTARGITQPELRKKEPLEPVIQARAGEKEYVPPQRTRLHDKHLFHQVAHIPRISLLDRTNTVSAKDPFRGFYVLFWLFMSVMVLQGFFTRFESTGEVISMTFAVLMSRDLGMLALSDAVLVGGTFLCVPIVKCMTRSYLRYQNGIYLLQYCLYVVILGAVIRWITVREWPWVQSGFFLMHSMVNLMKMHSYLTVNGVMSDAYADLRRVETELDQRLLEVYKTSNIDDAWREATQRIDSQSKLQVPTLATFDNHHSTAPDGFELWARRDVQQGSSMERAQKLLPRMSNHELPRLQSPLPEVELLKQTFASNQTSEHPAKSELGAQYNEQLDPHPFACHDDAHVRDLATHIGELRDQLYVRLCDGQPKGPMWPYNATMANFLDFQLCPTLVYRLQYPRTASFRPMYLLERILATVGTFIVIYAVTVNYIIPVTLTAENTTWTSVLTVFLRLAAPMMLCYLLIFYIMFECVCNGFAELTQFADREFYQDWWNSASMAEFSRKWNRPVHNFLLQHVYVSLIFSMGVSKTTAAISTFLFSSVLHELVMILVSGKLRGYLFFAQMSQYPLILMARTKFIENNRTLGNLIFWIGLLIGFPLLNIAYLVY